GTACGCCACGACGTCGGCGACCTCCTCCGAGGACAGGGCGCCCATCGTGTCCACCATCGCGTCGACGAACTCCCGCATCGTGTCGCTCTCGATGTGCGAGGCGAGCTCGGTCGCCGTCAGTCCCGGCTCGATGTTGGTGACCCGGACGTCGCGCGGCCCGAACTCGGTGCGCAGGGTGGCGGAGAGGTGGGTCAGCGCGGCCTTGGTCGCCCCGTACACCGCGTAGGAGGGGAAGGTGAGGTGGGCGCCGACCGACGAGATGTTCACCAGGTCCGCGGCCCGCCCCGCCGCGGCGGCGGCGAGCAGGTCCCCGGTGAAGGCGCGGATCATCCGCAGCACCCCGGTGACGTTCGTGTCGATCATCCGCTGCCACTCGTCGATGCGCCCGTCGTCCACGGGGTGGGGCAGCATCACACCCGCCGAGTTCACGACCAGGTCGACGGCTCCGTACTCCGCGTGGATCCGCTCGACGGCCGCGTCCACCGAGCCGTCGTCGGTCACGTCGGCGGCGACGGCGACGGCCTGCCCGCCGTCGGCCCTGATCTTCTCCACGACGGCGTCCAGCCGCTCCCGGCGCCGGGCCAGCAGCGCGACCCTCGCACCCTGCGCGGCCAGCAGCACGGCGACGGCCTCGCCGATCCCGCTCGCGGCCCCGGTGACGACGGCGGTACGGCCGTCCAGGTTCTCGTACGACATGGTGCACTCCCTGAGCGATCGGGCCGCCGGCGTGCCCGGCGGCGACCACCACCGTGCGCCGCCGGGCCGGTCCCACCCAGGGATGCGCTTTTCCTGGGTCTGCCAGAACCAGGCTGGAATCCCGCCCCTCCCCTACGATCGAACCCATGAACGGGGACCTCGGAGACTTCCTGCGCTCGCGCCGTGCCCGCATACAGCCCGAGGAGGTGGGGCTGGCCTCGTACGGCCGGCGCCGCGTGCCGGGCCTGCGCCGCGAGGAGGTGGCACAGCTCGCCGGCGTGAGCGTGGACTACTACATCCGGCTGGAGCAGGGGCGTGGACCGAGTGTGTCGGACGCCGTGCTGGACGCCGTCTCGCGCGTGCTGCGGCTGGACGAGGGGGAGCACGCCTACCTGTACGAGGTGGCCCGGCCGCACAAGAAGCGCGAGCGGCGGGCCGCGTCCCGGGTCCGCCCCGGCATCCGGGCGCTGCTCGACGGCATGACGCACACCCCGGCGTTCGTCCTCGGGCCCGCCATGGACGTACTGGCCTGGAACGCGCTCGCCGACGCGCTGAGCGGCTTCAGCCGTATGACGGCGGCCGGCCGCAGCGTGCCCCGGCAGGTGTTCCTTGACCCGGCGAGCCGTGAGCTGTACCCGGAGTGGTCCGCGGTGGCCGCCCAGACCGTCGCCAACCTGCGGATCTGCGCGGGCCGGTACGCCGACGACCCCGAACTGTGCGCGCTGGTCGGGGAACTGTCCGTCAAGAGCGAGGACTTCCGCCGCCTGTGGGCCGACCACCAGGTCAAGGAGTGCGCGTACGGCGTGAAGCGGATGCGGCACCCGGTGGCGGGCCTGCTGACCCTGCCGTACGAGACCCTGACGATCCCCACCGACCAGGACCAGACGCTCGTCGTCTACACGCCCGAGCCGGGCTCGGAGACGGCGGAGAGGCTGGCGCTGCTGGGCAGTTGGGCCGGCGCACGCGCGTAGAAGGAGGATGCGCGGGGACCGCCGCACCCCCGTTGCCGGGGGGCGGGACGACGGCGGTCCCCGCGAAGGACGCTGACCGGGTCAGGCCGGGCCTCGCGTCCGGCGTCCATGGAGGTCCGGGAGCCGCTCCGGAGGTCCTTGGACGATCGGCGCCGGCCTGGGCGGGGAGCCGCTCCCGCCCTGCCGACACCCACTAATCTGCCGGACGCGTGTTAAGCGTGTGCTGCGTGGACGTGACACCCTCGTACCACTTCCGCGAAGTCCGCGGAGATCGTCGAACGCCGCAAGACCCGCGCCGGCACCGGCCGTTCACCGGACGTTCGCCGTCACTTCCCGCCCTTGGCGAGGAAGGCCAGCAGGTCCTGCCGGCTGACCACGCCGGTCGGCTTGCCCTCGACGAGGACGATGGCCGCGTCGGCGGCGCCGAGCACGGACATCAGGTCGGCGACCGGCTCGCCGGAGCCGACCTGGGGCAGCGGGGCGGACATGTGCTTCTCCAGCGGGTCCTCCAGCGAGGCCCGCTGGGTGAACAGCGCGTCCAGCAGCTCGCGCTCGACGACCGAGCCGACGACCTCGGCTGCCATCACGTCCGGGTGGCCGGCGCCCGGCTTGACGATCGGCATCTGCGAGACGCCGTACTCGCGCAGCACCTCGATGGCCTGGCCGACGGTCTCGTCGGGGTGCATGTGGACGAGGGACGGGATGGCGCCGTGCTCCTTGTCGTTGAGGACGTCGCCGACGCGGGCGCTGGGGCCCTCGTCCTCCAGGAAGCCGTAGTCGGCCATCCACTCGTCGTTGAAGATCTTGCTGAGGTAGCCGCGGCCGCTGTCCGGCAGCAGGACGACCACGACGTCGTCCTCGGTGAGCCGCTCGGCGACCCGCAGCGCGGCCACGACCGCCATGCCGCAGGAGCCGCCGACCAGCAGGCCCTCCTCCTTGGCCAGGCGGCGGGTCATCTGGAAGGAGTCCTTGTCGGAGACGGCCACGATCTCGTCGGCCACGGTCCGGTCGTAGGCGGTGGGCCAGAAGTCCTCGCCCACGCCCTCCACCAGGTACGGCCGCCCGGACCCGCCGGAGTACACGGAACCCTCGGGGTCGGCGCCGACGACCTGCACCCGGCCGTCGCTGACGTCCTTCAGGTACCGGCCGGTGCCGGAGATGGTGCCGCCGGTGCCCACGCCCGCGACGAAGTGGGTGATCTTCCCCTCCGTCTGCTCCCACAGCTCGGGGCCGGTGGAGTGGTAGTGCGAGAGCGGGTTGTTGGGGTTGGAGTACTGGTCCGGCTTCCACGCGCCGGGCGTCTCGCGCACCAGCCGGTCGGAGACGTTGTAGTAGGAGTCCGGGTGCTCGGGGTCCACGGCGGTCGGGCAGACGACGACCTCGGCGCCGTACGCGCGCAGCACGTTGATCTTGTCAGTGCTCACCTTGTCGGGGCAGACGAAGATGCACTTGTACCCCTTCTGCTGGGCCACGATGGCCAGTCCCACGCCGGTGTTGCCGCTGGTGGGCTCCACGATCGTGCCGCCCGGCTTCAGCTCCCCGCTCTGCTCCGCCGCCTCGATCATGCGCAGCGCGATGCGGTCCTTCACCGAGCCGCCCGGGTTGAAGTACTCGACCTTGGCCAGGACGGTGGCCCTGATGCCCTTGGTAACGCTGTTGAGCCTCACCAGCGGGGTGTTGCCGACGAGGCTGATCATCGAGTCGTGGAATCGCACCGTTGTCTCCGGTCGCTTGCAAAAAAAGTGGTCCTGGTGGTCCGGCCAGCCTATGACCTGTGGACCGTCCACGACGGTCGTTCACTCCCCGTTGAGATTGGCGCACCGTCTGTACGGGGCAAGGAGTGGGTGTACGGCTAAGAGGAGGTGGCGGCGACGCATGACGAGCATGTCGAGGGCACGGGTGGCCCGGCGGATCGCGGCCGGCGCCGCGTACGGCGGCGGCGGGATCGG
Above is a genomic segment from Streptomyces sp. SLBN-31 containing:
- a CDS encoding SDR family oxidoreductase; its protein translation is MSYENLDGRTAVVTGAASGIGEAVAVLLAAQGARVALLARRRERLDAVVEKIRADGGQAVAVAADVTDDGSVDAAVERIHAEYGAVDLVVNSAGVMLPHPVDDGRIDEWQRMIDTNVTGVLRMIRAFTGDLLAAAAAGRAADLVNISSVGAHLTFPSYAVYGATKAALTHLSATLRTEFGPRDVRVTNIEPGLTATELASHIESDTMREFVDAMVDTMGALSSEEVADVVAYVSSRPRHVNLRQIMVLPTRQA
- a CDS encoding helix-turn-helix transcriptional regulator → MNGDLGDFLRSRRARIQPEEVGLASYGRRRVPGLRREEVAQLAGVSVDYYIRLEQGRGPSVSDAVLDAVSRVLRLDEGEHAYLYEVARPHKKRERRAASRVRPGIRALLDGMTHTPAFVLGPAMDVLAWNALADALSGFSRMTAAGRSVPRQVFLDPASRELYPEWSAVAAQTVANLRICAGRYADDPELCALVGELSVKSEDFRRLWADHQVKECAYGVKRMRHPVAGLLTLPYETLTIPTDQDQTLVVYTPEPGSETAERLALLGSWAGARA
- a CDS encoding cystathionine beta-synthase; protein product: MRFHDSMISLVGNTPLVRLNSVTKGIRATVLAKVEYFNPGGSVKDRIALRMIEAAEQSGELKPGGTIVEPTSGNTGVGLAIVAQQKGYKCIFVCPDKVSTDKINVLRAYGAEVVVCPTAVDPEHPDSYYNVSDRLVRETPGAWKPDQYSNPNNPLSHYHSTGPELWEQTEGKITHFVAGVGTGGTISGTGRYLKDVSDGRVQVVGADPEGSVYSGGSGRPYLVEGVGEDFWPTAYDRTVADEIVAVSDKDSFQMTRRLAKEEGLLVGGSCGMAVVAALRVAERLTEDDVVVVLLPDSGRGYLSKIFNDEWMADYGFLEDEGPSARVGDVLNDKEHGAIPSLVHMHPDETVGQAIEVLREYGVSQMPIVKPGAGHPDVMAAEVVGSVVERELLDALFTQRASLEDPLEKHMSAPLPQVGSGEPVADLMSVLGAADAAIVLVEGKPTGVVSRQDLLAFLAKGGK